The sequence below is a genomic window from Lentimicrobium sp. L6.
TAGGTATTCCTAGTGCTTTTACAGGAGAAAGAGAATCAATATGATAATCGTTAACATTTGAGTTTACGAATATGGGATCCTTATTGAAAATACAATTGGTGAAGTATTCGTCGTTGGTATTAGGTGTTTTTAGAAGGCTATAATCGAAGTTATAATTGAATAGGGAAGTACTTTCAGGATATTTGTCAAGAAGAATTTCATTTTCTAGGCTTCCATAAAAAATACAATCACCGAAATAAGCATTCTCTAAATCACCGGTATAAACCAATTGCTCATTGCCATTTTGTAGAATGAAATAGTCTGAAATATGTAGTAATGGGTCTTTTCTCACATCATATCCCCAATAATTGGCAAAAGTGGAGTTCTTAAACTGATAAGAGCCACCAGTAGTCAAATTCAAAAGGCTACTTCCTGCATTGGCTACTATCACATTATTACCTTCTATCTGATAGAATCGTGTAAAAATGCCCCAGCCTTGCATATTTAAAATCTGAGTGTTATTCAGAACTAATGTATTGCCTAATCCAGTTCTTAGTGTTTCTGCTTGAATTCCGATAGTTCCATTTTTAATAATGGCATAATTAAATTCAGAGTTTACATCGCTTTCATTAATCCATATCCTATCCCATTGAGCTGGAACATCTTGGTATTCTTGCTCTAAACGAAGGCCTTGAAACATGACAGGTTCTTCTAAACTCCCATTCACTTGTATGGCTCCATATCTATAAATCCACATCCCAGCATTATTATAGAAGTGAATTTTACAACCAGCATCTATAGTTAATGAAGCAGCAGAATCAACTACACCATAACCAACAATCACATAGGGTTTGTCATTGGTCCAATGTATATTTTCACCTTCTTTTGCAATGTATGAAAAAGGAGGAAGGCCATTTAAGTGTTGATCAGCAACAATAAAATGTGCATCTTGTCCCCAAGCTACCAAATCTACATCTTGTACATTTCCATTGGTCTCAAATATCACTGAATCCTTCACTACTAGAGGTAGATTGTCATTTACAGGATCTACCGTTACCCTGACGAAGACGTATATGCTATCATTTCCGCCTATTTCTATATTACTGACTGAAGTTCCAGAAGCTCCATCAATATTTATATTATATGGCGAATTACTACCCCCAGCTAATTTTACTCGGCTTATGACAACACTATTCTCATTGGGGTTGTATACCATAAGTCTCTTTGTAACAGAACCCATTGTGGTGAATACTGTATCAAACAAGACTGAATCTGTTGAAAAACTTAGTTTGTAAGATGGATCCGAACTAATGGTTTCATCTTTTCTGCAGGAAGTGAATATAACAAGAGCTAATAAGGCACTTATCATAAATATATTGAGTGTTTTTTTTGTCTTCATAATTGGAGCAAAGTTAATCTTATTCTTTATACGTGAAAAGCCTTTGTTTATTGTGTAGAGGCCGATTTTATTTGTCTATTTCATCGAGATTAATACTTTCTAAATATAGTATACTTTCAGGGCCTAAATTAAAGAGCAAGTCAAGGATGGAAAGGTTGGGGATGAAGCCCAATTTATCATCGAAGGTTTGGTAGTATTTAGGGAATTTTATTTTTAAATCTTTCTTTGGATGAATATCGAAGCGTAAATCTACTTTTCCACTTTCTATGGGAGCAAAGTCATGGGTATACTTTATTTCTATATCCAGATTCATTAAACTGGTTAAGTCTTTTATAATAGTCTCGTTTAACTCAATCAAGCTTGAATATTTTTTTTTAAGAAGCTCCTCTATATCATCTTGGTAGTAAAGAAAGAAGGGGGAGGAGTCGTAGGCAGTCTTTATGCTTTTCCAATGTTGCCATTGCCATTTTTGTTGATCTTCAAATCCAATATTTTCAGTGATGGTTTGATTGCCATTGGGCTTTTTTACTGGAACTGAAAGATTCATGATCCCAGTTGCTGTTGCTATTTGGCAACGATTACGATAGGTTTGTTTGGGATAGGTTTCTTTGGCATCAATAGAAATGTTTTTCTTTTGATGAAGATAGGCCATCCAGATTATGGGTGGAAAATATGCTGTGGATAATACGTTCATAAATCAAATAAAAAAGATGTGGCGAAATTAATAGCCACATCTCTTATATACAAATATATTTTAAAATCTTAAAGTCTTATGCTTCAGTCTTTTTCAATAATACATCGTTAATGGCTTGTATTAAAGATTCCTTAGGAAGAGCTCCTTGAGCCATTTGTGGTTGTCCATCAGCAGGGCAAAATAGGATAGAAGGGATGCTTCTGATTCCAAAAGCTCCAGCTAATTCTTGTTCAGCTTCTGTATCTACTTTATAGATATCAATTTTCCCTTCGTATTCTTTACTTAATTCATCCAAGATTGGAGAAAGAACTTTACATGGCTGACACCAATCAGCATAAAAATCTATAATACAAGGTTTATCACCTTCGAATTTCCATTCTTTATTTTCTTCGAAATTAAATACTTTGGCTAAAAATGTTTCTTTTGTTAAATGTTCCATTACTTATTGTTTATATTTTTTATAATTTATTTTCTTATTTATTTAGTCTTCTTTCAGACTATTATTTTGTTTCTTCTTTCTTATTTCCTAATAAGAAGTCTTCAAAAATATCTTTATATTGTTGCTCACTCATTGCACCGGCTTGCATAGCAGGTTGGCCTTCTTTTGGGATAAATAATATAGAAGGGATACTTCTGATTCCAAAAACTGATGACAATTCTCTATTATGATCTGTATTTATTTTATAAATAACAATTTTGCCATCATATTCCTTAGCTAGTTTTTCCATAATTGGAGCTATCTTTTTACAAGGGCCACACCAATCTGCATAAAAATCTACCACAGCAGGAATATCGCCTTTGAATAGCCATTCATCAGGATTGGCATCATAATTCCAAACTTTTTCTTTAAATGCAGTTTCGTCTAAAACGATTACTTTATGGTCTTCAGGAGAAGGATTTGTTGGTTTGGCATCAATATTTAGAGTTTCACCATTACTATTTTTTTCTGCTGCCGTGCTATCACAGCTTATACTCACGAATCCAAAAAGTGCTGCAAGAGCAAATATTCCTACTTTCTTCATTATCAATATGTTTTTGTTGTTTTTTTAAGTTTTTGCAAAAATACTAAAATTATTTTAAATCGCTTTAATACCACTTTTTTCTTAGTTCAATTATGATGCCATGATTTTTTTTATTAATTTTGCCGACAATATGTCAGTATTATGATGCCAACTTTTAAAAACATGAGTCATGAGCAGTTTGATAAGCATTTTTCCACAAAGGAAGCTTGTTTAGCTTATCTGTCTGAGCAAAAATGGTCAGAAGGATTTGTCTGTAAAAAGTGCGGGCATACAAATAGTTGCGATGGAAGACAAGCATATTCTCGACGCTGTACCAAATGTAAAACTCAAGAATCGGCTACTGCAAATACCGCTTTTCATGGTTGTAAGATTTCTCTTCCCGAAGCTTTTAAATTAGCATTTTTAGTTTGTCAGAAACCTGACATTTCTTCCCATGAAATCAGTCGGATAATGGAAATTCGTCAAATGACTTGTTGGAAATTTAAGAAAAAAATAACGGAATGTATTGATGGAAAAGGTGAATTGAATGTATTTCGTAAGGTAGAGTTCAATAAATAATCTAATCTTCTCTTATATTTATAGTATCATTATCGTTAACCAAAATAGTTCCAGGGTGAAGTGTTTCCATTTCATCTTTAAACTCCGTTAAATCTCTATATCGGGCCGAAAAATGTCCAACCATTAATTTTTGAGCATCAGACTCTTTAGCCAATTTGCTGGAGTCCTCTGTTGTCATATGGAATTTATTAGTAGCGACTTCTTGTAGGTCTTTCATAAAAGT
It includes:
- a CDS encoding WbqC family protein, which produces MNVLSTAYFPPIIWMAYLHQKKNISIDAKETYPKQTYRNRCQIATATGIMNLSVPVKKPNGNQTITENIGFEDQQKWQWQHWKSIKTAYDSSPFFLYYQDDIEELLKKKYSSLIELNETIIKDLTSLMNLDIEIKYTHDFAPIESGKVDLRFDIHPKKDLKIKFPKYYQTFDDKLGFIPNLSILDLLFNLGPESILYLESINLDEIDK
- the trxA gene encoding thioredoxin gives rise to the protein MKKVGIFALAALFGFVSISCDSTAAEKNSNGETLNIDAKPTNPSPEDHKVIVLDETAFKEKVWNYDANPDEWLFKGDIPAVVDFYADWCGPCKKIAPIMEKLAKEYDGKIVIYKINTDHNRELSSVFGIRSIPSILFIPKEGQPAMQAGAMSEQQYKDIFEDFLLGNKKEETK
- a CDS encoding transposase, coding for MMPTFKNMSHEQFDKHFSTKEACLAYLSEQKWSEGFVCKKCGHTNSCDGRQAYSRRCTKCKTQESATANTAFHGCKISLPEAFKLAFLVCQKPDISSHEISRIMEIRQMTCWKFKKKITECIDGKGELNVFRKVEFNK